Genomic segment of Gloeocapsa sp. PCC 7428:
CGATCGCTCAAGGGTATGTATTGATAACGGCGATTCACCAACACCACTAACACAAAACTTCCTTTGACTACCAATAGTTGGTCAGTTTGTGTTTTATGAACAAAAAGATCGTCAATTGTGTTTGGTGGAATCTGTACCAGCATTGTCTCGTGACTTGATTGAGGGGTATAAAACTCAGTCATACCCCCCTTTATTGCTGATAGCGGACGAATCTCTACACCCCTGACCGAACTCATACCAGCACCCATAGATTTCAAGACTTGCTCTCTAGTCTATGCCACCTTTTTATAAACAGTTGTTACAGATGAACAAAAATGCCCAAAATATGGTATGGAATGAGGGGCAGAGATCAGCGCATAAATCTTGATAGCTGCTTTGTTGCCACAAAATTTCGGTTTTCTTGATATATCCCTCCTCTATAAACCACAGGTGTCTTGCGATTGAGGTTTCGTTTATTTAGCTGCGAATTTATTCGCTAAGCTTTGTTATTGGGTTTCAGTTTTTCTATTACCCTAAATTACTAATTGATCGTTACCGTTAAACTACTGGGATCGCCAAAATTACCGTTTAAAGTCACACCGCGTTTATTCGCATGGAGGTGACGCAGAATTTTGTAAATTGTCTCAACTTGGTCAGTTGCTTGGGCTTTTTCTGCAAGTTGCGCGATGGAAATCGAACGACTTTCGTCTTCCAGAATTTGTAAGACGCGTTTTTGTAAATCCAAAACCGCAGCAGCAGCTTTTTTACCAGCCTCAACGCCTGGCTGATGGTAAGCGTTGACATTGACTAAAGAACCATACAAACCAACCGCGCGATCGTAAAGCGCAATCAGTGCGCCTACCGTGCGTGGATTAACTTGCAAAATTGTGACGGTAATTGAATCGCGATGATTATCGTACAATGCTTGGCGCGTTCCTTGAAGGAATCCTGACAGGTAATCACCCGATGTTGTTCCTGGTTCTAATTCAGGTGAAGCACCTTGACGGTCTTCTAAAACTTCAATAAAGGTGACAAAGAAATTCGGTACGCCTTCGCGTAATTGTTGCACATAGGCGTGTTGATCGGTTGATCCCTTGTTGCCATAAACCGCAATTCCTTGATTGACAACATTCCCATCCAAGTCTTTTTCTTTGCCTAGCGATTCCATGACCAACTGTTGCAAATAGCGACTGAATAAGAGTAAGCTGTCTTTGTAAGGTAGGATCACCATGTCTTTTTCGCCGCGCCCGTTACCAGCATAGTACCAACTCAATGCCAGTAAAGCCGCTGGATTGTTTTTAATATCGGGTACGCGCGTTGCATCATCCATTTCTTTGGCTCCAGCTAGCATCGCTTGGATATCAATTCCCTGTAAAGCCGCAGGTAGCAAGCCGACAGCAGACATTTCTGAGGTACGTCCGCCTACCCAATCGAACATGGGAAAGGTTGCTAACCATCTTTCCGATTGCGCAAGTTGATCTAATTTGCTATCAGGAGTGGTAATGGCGATCGCATAGTGAGAAAAATCTAAATTCTGCCCTGCATAAGCTCTTTTGACTTCAAGCATTCCGTTGCGTGGTTCTGGGGTTCCACCTGATTTAGAAATCACAATGACTAATGTGCTTGCTAGGCGGTTGCGCAAGCGTGTCAAAACGCGGTCAATTCCCGCTGGATCGGAATTGTCGATAAAATGAATTCCCAGTGGGGGAAAATCTGGGGCGAGGGCTTCGGCGACAAATTGCGGTCCCAATGCCGAACCACCAATCCCAATTGAGAGAATGTCGGTAAAGCGCGGGGCTTGCGGTGGGTGAATCGCACCGCTATGAATTTTGCGGGTAAATGTTTCGATTTGTTCAATCGTTTGCGTAATATCTTGTTTGATTTCTGGTGTTGGGGCAAGATCGGGATTGCGCAACCAGTAATGACCTACCATTCGATCTTCGTCAGGATTAGCGATCGCGCCTCCTTCTAAAGCCGCCATATCTTGAAACGCTTTGTCAAACTTCGCTTGCAATTGCGCGACAAACGCATCATCAAATCTCATGCGACTGACGTCTAAATAGAATTCTAAACCTTCGTGGTAATAAAGCCAGTCTTGGTAACGTTGCCACAGTGTTGCAGCATCCATAGTCAATCTCTACTTACTCGTATCATCACACCAGTTTAATTTAAGTGTTCAAGGATAAACGTTCAGCCCTCTACAGTGGGATTGTTCTTGTGCGATCGGCGATGTGCTGTAGAATTCATTTTTAAAGAGGTCAGAGGTCGGGTATCAGAGGTCAGGGGGAAGAACTTGAATCCGTAGCGGGAGGAATGTTGCTGAAGGCTTATTAAGCATCAATCCGATTTCTGATCCCTGACTTTTTTAACATCAATACGCGACAACGAACACTAACGTCTATGATCCAGAATTTATCAGGTTGGGTTGGTTATCTAATTTTTCTTATCATCTCAACTGCTGTTTTTGCTTTATTTAGTTTAGGCTTAAATTTGCAATGGGGATTTACTGGGCTAATTAACTTTGGTCATGTCGCCTTTATGACCGTAGGCGCTTATACAACGGTTTTGCTAACCTTGCACGGCGTTCCTCTGATTATCGCTGCACTTGTTGGAGCAGGTGCCGCTGCATTGTTAGGATTGATTATTGGTTTATCGACACTACGTTTACGGCAAGATTATCTAGCAATTGTCACGATTGGTGTCTCTGAATTACTACGATTAGTTGTTAATAATCAAGATTTACCAACAGGAAACGGGTTTACACCAGGTTCGTTTGGCGTACAAGGCTATCCTCTACCACTCGTAAGTTTTGACCCGACGTTGCTGACACGTTTGGGTATGATTGCGTTGCTGACGTTGATTGTTGGAGTGTGTTATTGGCGTTTGTGGAAGTGGGTGGGAAAGGCGCAGCAGGGATTGCAGAAATCGCAGGCATTGCAGAAATTGCAGAAATTGCAGGGATTGCAGGGATTGCAGGGGCAAGGCAATGCCTTGCCCGTACGAAATTTTTCATCGCGATTGGTGTTGGGGATTTTGGCAGCGGGATTGATTTTAGTGTTGTTTCTCGCGGGGGCGATCGCGCTCTATAATTACACGAGTTATGCCAATGCGGGGTTGATGCTGATCTCGGTTTTGGTGTTAGCGCTAGTGTTTTGGCGGCTAGAAGTCTTGGTGCGATCGCCTTGGGGAAGAGTCCTCAAAGCGATTCGGGAAGATGAAGATGTCGCGACGGCGTTGGGAAAAAACGTGTTTTGGTACAAGTTGCAAGCGTTGATGTTGGGAGGTGCGATCGCAGGAGTTTCGGGCGCATTATTAGCATGGCAATTGACAACGATTTACCCTGATAATTTCCAACCACAAATTACGTTTGATGCTTGGACGATGGTGATTTTAGGTGGTGCAGGAAATAATGTTGGCACGTTACTCGGTGCGGTGATTTACTGGGCGTATGATGCGATTACGCGCTTTGCTTTACCTGCAATTTTCCCGCTGGATGAAGCGCGCTTAGGTGCATTTCGGATTATGGTGATTGGTTTAATTTTGATGTTACTGATGCTGTGGCGTCCACAAGGGATTTTAGGTAAGAAAAAGGAATTAACGCTGGGAAAATGAGTGGCTAGTAGTTAGTGGCTTGAAAAAGGAATTACTCATACACAATGGATACACCCTTATTAGCAGCGAGTGGTTTAGTTAAAAGTTTTGGTGGAATTAAAGCAGTTGACAATGCCGAAATTACTGTAGCACCAGGTAGTATTACAGGTTTAATTGGTCCCAATGGTGCAGGAAAAACAACATTGTTTAACTTGCTATCAAACTTTATTCGCCCAGATAAAGGTCGCGTAATTTTCGATGGCGAACCGATTCAAGAGTTTCAATCGCACAAAATTGCGCAACAAGGAATGGTGCGGACGTTTCAGGTAGCCCGAACGCTTTCGCGGCTATCGGTGATGGAAAATATGCTGCTAGCCGCGCAAAATCAACTCGGAGAGAACTTTTGGCAAGTGCAGTTACGACCATACCTGATTAAGAAACAAGAACGTCACTTGCAACAGCGTGCAATGTTGCTTTTAGAATCGGTTGGGTTAGCGCATATGGCGTATGAGTATGCGGGGGCGCTATCAGGGGGACAGCGCAAGTTGTTGGAAATGGCGCGGGCGTTGATGACACAACCGAAGTTAATTTTATTAGATGAACCTGCGGCGGGAGTAAATCCCACATTGATCAATCAAATCTGCGATCGCATCCAAACTTGGAACCGCGAAGGAATGACGTTTTTGATTATTGAACACAATATGGATGTGATTATGTCTTTGTGCGATCGCGTTTGGGTTCTTGCTGAAGGTCGCAATCTTGCAGTTGGTACTCCGAGTGAAATTCAAAGTAATCCACAAGTTTTAGCAGCGTATTTAGGTCAATAGATGATTGGTTCGCCAGAAATCAACAAAATCATCAGAAAAATTTTATCTCCTGTGCTTCGAGACAGCAGAAGAGTTTTGACTTTTTTACAGATAGCTCGTTGTCTTGCTCGATTCACGTCTTGATTATTCTTAACAAGTCAGTATAAATAAATACATTCGTTCCTATTTGTAGTGTATATCTTTAAAAAATCTACAAAAAATCATGCTATAGCAGAGGTCAGAGGTCAGGGTTGAAAATGAGTTGGGGTAATATTCGTACCTTCAATGTCCCAACTACCCCAACGAGACTGCTATATCTACAAAATTAAATTGTGTGTGAGGAGAGTCTGTGTCAAAAGTATTACACCAAATAGCGAGTTATAGCCTTTTTGTACTTCATTTCTTGCTATATCAATTCGCTGTTGTTGCAAATGCTTCAGAAGCAAATCCAGATAATCTTTTAACTCAATCTAAATCTGCCTCAACGCCAGAAATGGCGCAAGTGACATCGGTTTCGCAACTTTCCGACGTACAACCTACAGATTGGGCGTTTCAAGCACTACAGTCGTTAGTTGAGCGTTATGGTTGTATCGCGGGATATCCTGATGGAACTTATCTTGGTAATCGCGCATTAACACGCTATGAATTTGCTGCGGGGTTGAATGCGTGTGGTAATCGGATCAACGAACTCATTGCCGCAGCCACAAGCGATCGACTAAGTCGGGAAGATTTAGCGATTCTCCAAAGATTACAAGAAGAATTTGCGGCTGAACTTGCAAGCTTGCGCGGAAGAGTCGATGCTTTAGAAGCCCAAACCGCCGAACTTGAAGCAAATCAGTTTTCTACCACAACAAAACTTGTAGGGGAAGCTCTTACCTATGTTGGCGATGCTTTTGGTGAAACTGCGGGTGATATTAATAATACAACGTTGGGTTATCGCGTTCGCCTTAATTTTGATACAAGTTTCACTGGACAAGATCGCTTGCGAACTCGCTTACAAGCAACAAATTTAAGATTATTCGATTCAGGCGGAACGTTTGGCGGTAGTCAAGGAACCCGTGAGGGACAAGACGTTACAGATCCACCAGAACTATTTGGATTTGGTAACACAGGTGAAACGCGCGTAGCACCTAGTAGTATTGCCCAGAGTGGTGAAGTTATCTTAACTACGTTGCAGTATCAGTTTCCTGTAAGCGATCGCTTGCGCATTTACTTAGAAGCAAATGGAACCGATCCGACATCCATTACCGATCCAATTAGTCCATTTTCTGTTACGGCAACGGGTGCAGTGTCTAACTTTGGACAACTTAATCCAGTGTATTTCTCTATTGGCAATCGGGCTGGTATTGGGGCAAACTTTTTAGTGACGCCAGAACTCAGCTTAGACTTTGGCTATTTAGGAGGAACTAACGCCAATAACCCAGATTCAGGCTTATTTAACGGCGATTACAGTGCGTTTACCCAGTTAGTTTACAGCAGCGATCGCTTCAAAGTTGGTTTATTTTATCTCAATGGTTATTCTGGTAATTTTGGCGTTGATACGCTTGCGGGTAGCAATCCGGCGAAAGTGGTTGTTGTCAACGATGTCAACAATCCAGAAAATAACTTGAATAATCCAATAGTTGCTAACGTCTACGGCGCACAACTCAATTTCCGCGTTTTTGAAGGGTTTGAAATTGGTGGTTGGGTAGGTTATACTGCGGCGCGGGCTGTGGGTGAAATTAAAGGTGATGCCGATATCTGGAATTATGCCGTCACGTTACATTTTCCTGATTTATTCCGCGAAGGAAACGCCGGTGGGATTGTGGTAGGAATGCAACCACGCTTAACAGGAACAAGTAATGCTATTTTAGCCTCAGCGATTGGTTTACCCGACGGGCAAAGAAGCGATCGCGATACAGGTTTACACCTTGAAGCCTTTTACCGTTATCAGTTAACCGATAATATCTCAATTACGCCTGGTGTCTTTTGGTTAACTGCACCAAACCACGA
This window contains:
- a CDS encoding ABC transporter ATP-binding protein produces the protein MDTPLLAASGLVKSFGGIKAVDNAEITVAPGSITGLIGPNGAGKTTLFNLLSNFIRPDKGRVIFDGEPIQEFQSHKIAQQGMVRTFQVARTLSRLSVMENMLLAAQNQLGENFWQVQLRPYLIKKQERHLQQRAMLLLESVGLAHMAYEYAGALSGGQRKLLEMARALMTQPKLILLDEPAAGVNPTLINQICDRIQTWNREGMTFLIIEHNMDVIMSLCDRVWVLAEGRNLAVGTPSEIQSNPQVLAAYLGQ
- a CDS encoding glucose-6-phosphate isomerase, which codes for MDAATLWQRYQDWLYYHEGLEFYLDVSRMRFDDAFVAQLQAKFDKAFQDMAALEGGAIANPDEDRMVGHYWLRNPDLAPTPEIKQDITQTIEQIETFTRKIHSGAIHPPQAPRFTDILSIGIGGSALGPQFVAEALAPDFPPLGIHFIDNSDPAGIDRVLTRLRNRLASTLVIVISKSGGTPEPRNGMLEVKRAYAGQNLDFSHYAIAITTPDSKLDQLAQSERWLATFPMFDWVGGRTSEMSAVGLLPAALQGIDIQAMLAGAKEMDDATRVPDIKNNPAALLALSWYYAGNGRGEKDMVILPYKDSLLLFSRYLQQLVMESLGKEKDLDGNVVNQGIAVYGNKGSTDQHAYVQQLREGVPNFFVTFIEVLEDRQGASPELEPGTTSGDYLSGFLQGTRQALYDNHRDSITVTILQVNPRTVGALIALYDRAVGLYGSLVNVNAYHQPGVEAGKKAAAAVLDLQKRVLQILEDESRSISIAQLAEKAQATDQVETIYKILRHLHANKRGVTLNGNFGDPSSLTVTIN
- a CDS encoding branched-chain amino acid ABC transporter permease — encoded protein: MIQNLSGWVGYLIFLIISTAVFALFSLGLNLQWGFTGLINFGHVAFMTVGAYTTVLLTLHGVPLIIAALVGAGAAALLGLIIGLSTLRLRQDYLAIVTIGVSELLRLVVNNQDLPTGNGFTPGSFGVQGYPLPLVSFDPTLLTRLGMIALLTLIVGVCYWRLWKWVGKAQQGLQKSQALQKLQKLQGLQGLQGQGNALPVRNFSSRLVLGILAAGLILVLFLAGAIALYNYTSYANAGLMLISVLVLALVFWRLEVLVRSPWGRVLKAIREDEDVATALGKNVFWYKLQALMLGGAIAGVSGALLAWQLTTIYPDNFQPQITFDAWTMVILGGAGNNVGTLLGAVIYWAYDAITRFALPAIFPLDEARLGAFRIMVIGLILMLLMLWRPQGILGKKKELTLGK
- a CDS encoding iron uptake porin, with protein sequence MSKVLHQIASYSLFVLHFLLYQFAVVANASEANPDNLLTQSKSASTPEMAQVTSVSQLSDVQPTDWAFQALQSLVERYGCIAGYPDGTYLGNRALTRYEFAAGLNACGNRINELIAAATSDRLSREDLAILQRLQEEFAAELASLRGRVDALEAQTAELEANQFSTTTKLVGEALTYVGDAFGETAGDINNTTLGYRVRLNFDTSFTGQDRLRTRLQATNLRLFDSGGTFGGSQGTREGQDVTDPPELFGFGNTGETRVAPSSIAQSGEVILTTLQYQFPVSDRLRIYLEANGTDPTSITDPISPFSVTATGAVSNFGQLNPVYFSIGNRAGIGANFLVTPELSLDFGYLGGTNANNPDSGLFNGDYSAFTQLVYSSDRFKVGLFYLNGYSGNFGVDTLAGSNPAKVVVVNDVNNPENNLNNPIVANVYGAQLNFRVFEGFEIGGWVGYTAARAVGEIKGDADIWNYAVTLHFPDLFREGNAGGIVVGMQPRLTGTSNAILASAIGLPDGQRSDRDTGLHLEAFYRYQLTDNISITPGVFWLTAPNHDARNPDVVIGVIRTSFLF
- a CDS encoding cupin domain-containing protein, coding for MSSVRGVEIRPLSAIKGGMTEFYTPQSSHETMLVQIPPNTIDDLFVHKTQTDQLLVVKGSFVLVVLVNRRYQYIPLSDRKPTVVKIPPGVLHGAINLSPEPCVLVNAVLRHRATSEKDYKPHRPPCPYNIDAAMAVLAMDAQANRAIA